From a single Rosa rugosa chromosome 7, drRosRugo1.1, whole genome shotgun sequence genomic region:
- the LOC133723160 gene encoding uncharacterized protein LOC133723160, with protein MVSPHFTISSAAILLSEFRAATSNPRPELEDTPHSPNNQQVPQPRPHWVAPPPGYSKINCDAAWNPPTSARLGAIIRNSAGDFQCGSASSATCGSAAEAEASAVLLGVSLAVSYNLKMVQVESDAKEIITDLRGMGREKNWRTYPILEQIRRKAESFDDFKWDWIPREANMAAHIAATLANGSVGPLRWANQPPPSLTLVLRNDGLPCPPMAEG; from the coding sequence ATGGTATCCCCCCACTTCACCATCTCCTCAGCTGCAATTTTGCTTTCGGAATTCCGAGCTGCCACATCAAATCCACGACCTGAGTTAGAGGATACACCTCACTCCCCCAACAACCAGCAAGTTCCACAACCTCGCCCACATTGGGTTGCTCCCCCGCCAGGCTATTCCAAGATAAACTGCGATGCAGCATGGAATCCTCCTACTTCAGCCCGATTGGGGGCTATAATCCGGAATTCAGCTGGTGATTTCCAATGTGGCTCTGCCTCCTCTGCCACGTGTGGTTCTGCAGCCGAGGCCGAAGCATCTGCAGTCCTCCTTGGAGTTTCTCTTGCTGTATCCTACAATCTAAAGATGGTTCAGGTGGAATCAGATGCAAAAGAAATTATTACTGATCTGAGAGGAATGGGTCGGGAGAAAAATTGGAGAACATACCCAATTTTGGAGCAAATTCGTAGGAAAGCCGAGAGCTTTGATGATTTCAAATGGGATTGGATTCCACGAGAAGCGAATATGGCTGCCCACATTGCAGCTACGCTTGCCAATGGGTCGGTGGGTCCTCTGAGATGGGCTAATCAGCCACCACCTTCCCTAACCTTGGTTCTGAGGAATGACGGACTGCCTTGCCCACCCATGGCAGAGGGGTGA